The following are encoded in a window of Osmia bicornis bicornis chromosome 15, iOsmBic2.1, whole genome shotgun sequence genomic DNA:
- the LOC114877697 gene encoding nuclear export mediator factor NEMF homolog, whose product MKTRFNSYDIVCIVTELQKLIGMRVNQIYDIDHRTYLIRLQRSEEKRVLLLESGNRIHTTAFEWPKNVAPSGFSMKMRKHLKNKRLESLTQVGVDRIIDLQFGSGEAAYHVILELYDRGNIVLTDHEMTILNILRPHTEGDKIRFAVKEKYPVNRAHQNTMPPMEEIQNRLQNAKVGESLKKVLNPLLEFGSAVIDHVLLKHGFTVGCKIGKDFNIVEHMPNLISALNCADEMMDFARKNVSKGYIIQKKESKLTPDGKEDFIYANIEFHPFLFEQHKDFPFKEFDSFDVTVDEYFSTMEGQKLDLKVLQQEREALKKLDNVKKDHDQRLISLEKTQEIDKQKAELISRNQMLVDNAILAIQSAVANQMAWPDIKILLKEAESRGDPVASAIKQLKLDTNHISLLLHDPYQDSDEESELKPMLIDIDLAHTAFGNARKYYNQKRSAAKKQQKTIESQDKALKSAEKKTKQTLKEVQAIHSINKLRKIYWFEKFYWFISSENYLVIGGRDQQQNELIVKRYLKSGDIYVHADLTGASSVVIKNPGGGPVPPKTLAEAGTMAVAYSIAWEAKVVAGAWWVNNDQVSKTAPTGEYLTTGSFMIRGKKNYLPPCQLVMGLGFLFRLEDSSIERHKDERRVRVIDDESEPAESLVEDDHEIELIGDSDEDEQPEKKDSLDPIQEESKADLIMKENDVNQDSSDEDDNRSKFPDTQIKIDVSGPKVKLHIDNKQTSATVQKDLDHVVYLGDDKPVIIKTTAKVKSSIHNPSKNENKEETSEAETKKDGQVVLKRGQKGRLKKMKEKYKDQDEEDRRLSMQVLQSAGAAKEDKKKNRNKDPSGPKQPTKKKGASKPVQPQNSQVVDNIEEEDTGPGPEVDMLDQLTGRPVTEDELLFAVPVIAPYNTLLNYKFKVKLTPGTGKRGKAAKTAVAVFMKDKEITSREKDLLKAVKEELVARNIPGKVKISAPQIQKLKK is encoded by the exons ATGAAGACCCGATTTAATTCCTACGATATCGTTTGCATTGTAACTGAACTACAGAA ACTAATTGGTATGCGCGTAAATCAAATTTATGACATTGATCATCGAACATACCTTATACGTTTGCAACGAAGCGAAGAAAAACGTGTTCTTTTGCTAGAATCTGGCAATAGAATTCATACAACAGCATTTGAATGGCCAAAAAATGTAGCACCATCCGGATTTTCTATGAAA ATGCGTAAAcatcttaaaaataaaagactTGAAAGCCTTACTCAGGTAGGAGTGGATCGAATAATAGATCTACAGTTTGGAAGTGGTGAAGCAGCATATCATGTAATCTTAGAACTGTACGATCGTGGTAACATAGTTTTGACAGATCATGAAATGaccattttaaatatattaaggCCTCATACAGAAGGGGATAAAATTAG GTTTGCTGTTAAGGAGAAGTATCCTGTGAATAGAGCTCATCAAAATACAATGCCACCCATggaagaaattcaaaatcgTCTTCAAAATGCTAAAGTAGGAGAAAGTTTGAAGAAAGTATTAAATCCACTTCTAGAATTTGGTTCGGCCGTAATTGATCATGTTTTGTTAAAACATGGATTTACAGTTGGCTGCAAAATAGGCAAAGATTTCAATATTGTAGAACACATGCCGAATTTAATTTCAGCATTAAATTGTGCAGATGAAATGATGGACTTTGCTCGGAAAAATGTCTCTAAAGGATATATTATACAAAAGAAAGAATCAAAACTAACACCAGATGGCAAAGAGGATTTTATATATGCCAACATTGAATTCCACCCCTTTTTATTTGAACAGCATAAAGATTTTCCATTTAAAGAATTCGATTCCTTCGATGTCACGGTAGATGAATATTTCTCTACAATGGAAGGTCAAAAGTTAGATTTAAAAGTTTTGCAACAGGAACGCGAAGCTCTTAAGAAATTGGATAATGTAAAGAAAGATCACGACCAGAGATTAATATCACTAGAGAAAACTCAGGAAATAGACAAACAAAAAGCAGAATTAATTTCCCGAAATCAAATGTTAGTGGACAATGCTATATTAGCTATACAAAGTGCCGTTGCAAATCAAATGGCTTGGCCAGATATAAAAATTCTCTTAAAGGAGGCAGAGAGTAGAGGAGATCCTGTTGCATCTGcaataaaacaattaaaactAGACACAAATCATATTTCTCTGTTGTTACATGATCCTTATCAAGACAGTGATGAAGAATCGGAGTTGAAGCCTATGTTGATTGATATTGATCTAGCACACACAGCTTTTGGAAATGctagaaaatattataatcaaAAGAGGTCGGCAGCTAAAAAACAGCAAAAAACAATAGAGTCTCAAGATAAAGCTTTAAAGTCAGCAGAGAAGAAAACGAAACAAACACTGAAAGAAGTACAAGCTATTCACAGTATCAATAAATTAAGGAAAATATATTGGTTCGAAAAATTCTATTGGTTTATTAGCTCGGAAAATTATTTGG TAATTGGTGGAAGAGATCAACAGCAGAAcgaattaattgtaaaaaggTATCTGAAATCTGGAGATATATACGTTCATGCCGATTTAACTGGTGCTAGTTCTGTAGTAATTAAAAACCCAGGTGGTGGACCGGTACCACCAAAAACGTTAGCTGAAGCTGGCACAATGGCTGTAGCTTACAG TATTGCATGGGAAGCTAAAGTAGTAGCGGGAGCATGGTGGGTAAATAACGATCAAGTGTCCAAGACGGCTCCAACTGGCGAGTATCTTACTACTGGATCGTTTATGATTCGtggaaaaaagaattatttaccACCGTGCCAATTGGTTATGGGATTAGGATTCTTATTCCGATTAGAAGACAGTTCAATTGAAAGGCACAAGGATGAAAGACGAGTCAGAGTTATAGATGATGAAAGTGAACCTGCAGAATCGTTAGTTGAAGATGATCATGAAATAGAATTAATAGGAGATTCTGATGAAG ATGAACAGCCTGAGAAGAAAGATAGTTTAGATCCGATTCAAGAAGAATCTAAAGCAGATTTAATTATGAAAGAGAATGATGTTAATCAAGATTCTAGTGATGAAGATGATAATAGATCTAAATTTCCTGATACTCAAATTAAAATAGATGTTTCTGGTCCAAA GGTAAAATTGCACATTGACAATAAGCAAACATCCGCTACCGTGCAAAAGGATTTAGATCATGTGGTTTATCTAGGAGATGATAAGcctgtaataataaaaactacCGCCAAAGTAAAGAGTTCGATACACAATCCTTCTAAAAacgaaaataaagaagaaacgagTGAAGCAGAGACTAAAAAGGATGGCCAAGTAGTATTAAAACGCGGACAAAAAGGAagattgaaaaagatgaaagaGAAATATAAAGATCAAGACGAAGAAGACAGAAGGTTGTCTATGCAAGTTCTTCAA tCAGCAGGTGCTGCAAAAGAagacaagaaaaaaaatagaaataaagatCCATCTGGACCAAAGCAACCAACAAAGAAAAAGGGTGCATCAAAACCAGTTCAACCACAAAATTCTCAAGTTGTAGACAAcattgaagaagaagataCTGGTCCGGGACCGGAAGTAGATATGTTGGATCAATTAACAGGAAGACCTGTTACAGAAGACGAATTGTTATTTGCAGTACCAGTAATAGCTCCTTACaatacattattaaattacaa ATTTAAAGTAAAGTTAACACCGGGAACTGGCAAAAGAGGGAAAGCAGCTAAGACTGCCGTGGCAGTATTTATGAAAGATAAAGAGATTACTTCAAGAGAAAAAGACTTGTTAAAAGCTGTTAAAGAGGAATTGGTAGCTAGAAATATTCCTGGAAAAGTTAAAATAAGTGCTCCCCAAATACAAAAACTGAAAAAGTAA